One window of the Solanum stenotomum isolate F172 chromosome 11, ASM1918654v1, whole genome shotgun sequence genome contains the following:
- the LOC125844843 gene encoding UDP-glucosyltransferase 29-like, whose amino-acid sequence MEAKKNTISILMLPWLAHGHISPFLELAKKLTNRNFHIYLCSTPINLSSIKKNVTKKYCESIELVELHLPSLPNLPPHYHTTNGLPPHLMNTLKKAFENASPNFSKILQTLNPDLVIYDFNQPWAAEFASSMNIPAIQFLTFSAAIVALLALHIMFDKSGEKFPFPEIYLREHEILQIKKSLEESKDENYKDPFNDALRLSRDIVLVKTSRDFEGKYIDYLSKLVSKKIVPVGSLVQDSIDQDHDHEEIIMQWLDKKEKCSSVFVSFGSEYFLSKEEMHEVAQGLELSKVNFIWVIRFPQGEKNSIQDVLPQGFLERVGERGMVLEKWAPQAAILQHRSTGGFVSHCGWSSVMESMKFGVPIIAMPMHIDQPMNARIVEYIGMGVEALRDENGKLQSEEIAKVMREVVIEESGEGVRKKTKELSEKMNMKGDEEIDGVVEELVALCNNK is encoded by the coding sequence ATGGAGGCCAAGAAAAACACCATTAGTATACTTATGTTACCATGGCTAGCCCATGGTCACATAAGTCCATTTTTAGAACTAGCCAAAAAGCTCACAAATAGAAATTTCCATATTTACTTATGTTCCACTCCAATAAACCTAAGTTCCATCAAGAAAAatgtcacaaaaaaatattgtgaatCAATAGAATTAGTTGAGCTTCATCTTCCTTCTTTACCAAATCTTCCTCCTCATTACCACACCACCAATGGCCTCCCTCCCCATCTCATGAACACCCTAAAAAAAGCATTCGAAAACGCCTCTCcaaatttttccaaaatattacAAACTCTTAATCCAGACTTAGTCATATATGACTTCAATCAACCATGGGCTGCTGAGTTCGCGTCCTCTATGAACATTCCTGCCATACAATTCCTCACTTTTAGCGCGGCTATTGTTGCTTTATTAGCTCTCCACATCATGTTTGATAAGTCGGGAGAAAAATTTCCATTTCCTGAAATTTACCTGCGTGAACATGAGATACTCcaaatcaagaaatcattgGAAGAATCCAAAGATGAGAATTATAAGGACCCATTCAATGATGCTCTTAGACTATCTCGCGATATTGTTTTGGTGAAAACCTCTAGAGATTTCGAAGGTAAATATATAGATTATCTCTCAAAATTAGTTTCCAAGAAAATTGTTCCTGTTGGATCGCTAGTTCAAGATTCCATTGATCAAGATCATGATCATGAGGAGATCATCATGCAATGGCTtgacaagaaagaaaaatgttcAAGTGTGTTTGTGTCATTTGGGAGTGAGTATTTTCTATCAAAGGAAGAAATGCATGAAGTAGCACAAGGGCTAGAGCTTAGCAAAGTAAACTTCATTTGGGTAATTAGGTTTCCACAAggtgaaaaaaatagtattcaAGATGTATTACCACAAGGATTTTTAGAAAGGGTAGGGGAAAGAGGAATGGTTTTGGAAAAATGGGCTCCACAAGCCGCAATTCTACAACATAGGAGTACTGGTGGATTCGTGAGTCATTGTGGATGGAGTTCTGTTATGGAAAGTATGAAGTTTGGTGTGCCTATAATTGCAATGCCAATGCACATTGACCAACCAATGAATGCTAGGATTGTGGAATATATTGGTATGGGAGTTGAAGCATTGAGGGATGAGAATGGGAAGTTACAAAGCGAAGAAATTGCAAAAGTGATGAGGGAAGTGGTAATTGAAGAAAGTGGTGAAGGTGTGAGGAAGAAAACTAAAGAATTGAGTGagaaaatgaatatgaaagggGATGAAGAGATAGATGGAGTAGTGGAGGAGTTGGTTGCACTTTGTAACAACAAATGA